Sequence from the Ereboglobus luteus genome:
GTCAATTCATCCACACTTGCGAATTTCATTTCGGGGCGGATAAATCGCAGCCAGTCGACGCGGATTTGGTCGCCGCCTGTGAACGGGCACGGGCCGAGCAGGTGCGCCTCAATGCGCGGCTGGGTGCTGTTTTCGACCGTGGGGCGCAGGCCGTAGTTGGCGACGGCGCGGTATTTCCCCGGTGCTTTTTCGCCGGAAACCTCCACGGCATACACGCCGAGGCGCGGGCGGAGTCCGGGTTCCCAGGGAATGTTGAGCGTCGGGTAACCGAGATCGCGCCCGAGGGCCTTGCCCGGCATGACGGTGCCCTCGGCAAAATAACTGTAGCCGAGCATGATGTTCGCCTCCTCGATTTCGCCGTCTTCGAGGCAGGCTCGTATGCGGGTGCTGCTGATCGGTTTTCCGTTTTCGCTGACATGCGACACGCCGACCACCGTGAGGCGGTGTTTTTTTGCCCCGGCAACAAGCATCGCCATGTCGCCTCGGCGGCCTCGCCCGAAGCGCCAGTTTTCGCCGACGTAGATCGTGTTGAGGCGCGGCAGGTGTTTCAGCAGGAGCGGGATGAAGTCCTCCGCCTCGA
This genomic interval carries:
- the ribF gene encoding riboflavin biosynthesis protein RibF, with protein sequence MPAVQFQNIENTRLPAKPLHLAIGMFDGMHLGHRAVIDMAIQSARRSGGLAGVLTFAPHPTVLLRPDNPTRLICNPGTKARLLVETGVDFVITQQFTPELAQVEAEDFIPLLLKHLPRLNTIYVGENWRFGRGRRGDMAMLVAGAKKHRLTVVGVSHVSENGKPISSTRIRACLEDGEIEEANIMLGYSYFAEGTVMPGKALGRDLGYPTLNIPWEPGLRPRLGVYAVEVSGEKAPGKYRAVANYGLRPTVENSTQPRIEAHLLGPCPFTGGDQIRVDWLRFIRPEMKFASVDELTAQIAKDRAKAEAFFDLA